In a genomic window of Methylobacter sp. YRD-M1:
- the ispA gene encoding (2E,6E)-farnesyl diphosphate synthase, with product MSNALKEYLSFCQNRVERALEARLPSENILPKKLHEAMRYCVLDGGKRMRPMLAYCAGKTLGIAPEVLDGPACAVEFIHVYSLIHDDLPAMDDDELRRGKPTCHVAFDEATAILAGDALQALAFEILAHDPTMTVDAESRLKMITMLAKASGSQGMVGGQAIDLESVGTKLNLPELENMHIHKTGALIRASVNMATLAKPDIDHTAAAKLDHYAKCIGLSFQVKDDILDEESDTATLGKTQGKDRDNDKPTYPALLGLSGAKQKAQELHEQAIDSLSIFGKEADLLRDLSLYIIQRDH from the coding sequence ATGAGTAATGCATTAAAAGAATACCTTAGCTTTTGCCAAAACCGTGTAGAGAGGGCTCTGGAAGCGCGTCTTCCCAGCGAAAACATACTGCCGAAGAAGCTGCATGAAGCCATGCGCTATTGCGTGCTGGACGGCGGCAAGCGCATGCGCCCGATGCTGGCGTATTGTGCCGGCAAGACACTCGGCATTGCCCCGGAAGTGCTCGACGGGCCCGCCTGCGCGGTCGAATTCATCCACGTATATTCGTTAATCCATGACGACCTGCCGGCCATGGACGATGACGAGCTCAGACGCGGCAAGCCTACCTGCCATGTCGCCTTTGACGAAGCGACCGCCATTCTGGCCGGCGATGCCTTGCAGGCTTTGGCATTTGAAATACTCGCGCATGATCCTACCATGACCGTCGATGCCGAAAGCCGCCTCAAAATGATCACTATGCTGGCAAAAGCCAGCGGTTCCCAAGGCATGGTCGGCGGCCAGGCCATAGACCTTGAGTCCGTGGGCACCAAATTGAACCTGCCGGAACTGGAAAACATGCATATCCACAAAACCGGCGCTTTGATCCGTGCTAGCGTCAATATGGCGACACTGGCTAAACCCGATATCGATCACACCGCAGCAGCCAAGCTTGACCATTACGCCAAATGCATCGGCTTGTCTTTCCAGGTTAAAGACGACATTCTGGACGAAGAAAGCGATACGGCCACACTAGGCAAAACCCAGGGCAAAGACAGGGACAACGACAAACCCACTTATCCCGCCTTGCTGGGCTTGTCCGGCGCCAAACAGAAAGCGCAGGAACTGCATGAACAGGCCATTGACAGCCTGAGCATTTTCGGCAAAGAAGCCGATTTACTGCGTGACTTGTCGCTTTATATTATCCAGCGGGATCATTAA
- a CDS encoding exodeoxyribonuclease VII small subunit, whose translation MPKKKSSTLFEDSLAELEQLVTQLEQGEISLEESLKSFERGVNLTRTCQKALQEAEQKVQILLEKNGTQTLEPFTDE comes from the coding sequence ATGCCGAAAAAGAAAAGCTCGACTTTATTCGAAGACTCGCTTGCGGAACTTGAGCAGCTGGTTACGCAGCTGGAACAAGGCGAGATTTCGCTGGAAGAATCGCTAAAGTCATTTGAACGCGGGGTCAATCTTACCCGTACCTGTCAAAAAGCCTTGCAGGAGGCGGAGCAGAAAGTTCAGATCTTACTGGAAAAAAACGGCACTCAAACCCTGGAGCCCTTTACTGATGAGTAA
- a CDS encoding M23 family metallopeptidase codes for MKIKWLLLSLSVLTAGFLIPESHHRIPVAGASVADWHPKSFWYYPWGRSGTHKGIDIFAREGKPVLAASDGVVIYTGNDSVGGNIVLVLAAKWQFHYYAHLQRIDAHAFRLVGTGEPIGTVGSTGNASGKPPHLHFAIRSLFPLPWLYDSRKPQAWNTMFYIDPNKFLAGGKFMSKHILVADDGAYPSSISKPIRELIRQTGRIKQGEQKLVEPLKKPVTCEIALLSGSFADMPQALAERADYVQRFASHVSHEFKTPLTSMQRALFVVSLPLSVQG; via the coding sequence ATGAAAATTAAATGGCTATTATTATCGCTGTCGGTTTTGACGGCCGGTTTTCTGATTCCGGAAAGCCATCATCGGATTCCGGTTGCAGGCGCGAGCGTTGCCGATTGGCATCCGAAATCGTTCTGGTATTATCCGTGGGGACGTTCCGGCACGCATAAAGGCATTGATATATTCGCCAGAGAGGGGAAACCGGTGCTGGCGGCGAGCGATGGCGTGGTTATCTACACGGGAAACGACAGCGTTGGCGGCAATATCGTATTGGTTTTGGCGGCGAAATGGCAGTTTCATTACTATGCGCACTTGCAGCGGATTGACGCCCATGCTTTCCGATTGGTGGGCACTGGCGAGCCGATCGGCACTGTCGGCAGTACCGGCAATGCCAGCGGCAAGCCGCCGCATTTGCATTTCGCCATTCGCAGCCTGTTCCCTTTGCCGTGGCTATATGACTCACGAAAACCCCAGGCATGGAATACGATGTTTTACATCGATCCCAACAAATTTTTAGCCGGCGGGAAGTTCATGAGTAAACATATACTCGTCGCCGACGATGGCGCGTACCCCTCCAGTATTTCCAAGCCGATTCGTGAACTGATACGCCAGACGGGGCGCATCAAGCAGGGCGAGCAGAAGCTGGTCGAACCGTTGAAAAAGCCGGTTACTTGCGAAATCGCCTTGCTTTCAGGAAGTTTCGCCGATATGCCGCAGGCTTTAGCCGAACGCGCCGATTATGTTCAGCGATTCGCCAGCCATGTCTCGCACGAATTCAAAACCCCGCTCACATCCATGCAGAGAGCTTTATTTGTGGTGAGCTTACCCTTATCGGTTCAAGGCTAG
- the parE gene encoding DNA topoisomerase IV subunit B, which yields MSSEYNAAAIEVLSGLEPVRKRPGMYTDTTRPNHLVQEVVDNSVDEAIAGHADSIDVVLYKDGAVSVTDNGRGMPVDIHPEQGIPGVEVILTQLHAGGKFSNKNYQFSGGLHGVGVSVVNALSQKLEIEVKRNGKIYRMEFANGDKQTELTETGTVGRNNTGTSVKFWPNEKYFDSSKVSVTRLKQVLRAKAVLCPGLKITLKIEQPEEEIVWCYQNGLQEYLLDRVGDIEFYPQQPFMGNMAASHEAVEWGVVWAIENPAEMLAESYVNLVPTAQGGTHVNGLRAGLTEAMREFCDFRNILPRGVKVAPEDVWENCHFVLSVKLEDPQFSGQTKERLSSRECVAFVSGVAKDSFSLWLNQHPAEGEKIAEIIISSAQKRLRSNKKIIRKKITAGPALPGKLADCSAQDIARTELFLVEGDSAGGSAKQARERDFQAIMPLRGKILNTWEVDSNQVMASQEVHDIAVALGIEPGSNDLQNLRYGKVCILADADSDGNHIATLICALFYQHFPALVKAGHVFVAMPPLYRIDIGKKVFYALDESERQGVLDRIKAEKLKGTINVQRFKGLGEMNPSQLRETTMNPDTRRLVQLTVQEDDDTTGQLDLLLAKKRAQDRKTWLETKGNLADIQV from the coding sequence ATGAGTAGTGAATATAACGCGGCGGCCATAGAGGTCTTAAGCGGATTGGAGCCGGTGCGCAAGCGTCCCGGCATGTATACGGATACCACCAGGCCCAACCATCTGGTGCAGGAAGTCGTCGACAACAGCGTCGACGAAGCGATAGCAGGGCATGCCGACAGCATCGATGTTGTATTGTACAAGGATGGCGCTGTGTCGGTTACCGACAACGGCCGCGGCATGCCGGTCGATATCCATCCCGAGCAGGGCATACCCGGCGTCGAGGTGATTCTGACCCAGTTGCATGCGGGCGGCAAATTCTCCAATAAAAACTATCAGTTTTCCGGCGGCCTGCACGGCGTCGGCGTCTCGGTCGTCAACGCCCTGTCACAAAAACTGGAAATAGAGGTTAAGCGCAACGGCAAAATCTATCGCATGGAGTTCGCCAATGGCGACAAGCAGACAGAACTAACTGAAACAGGCACGGTTGGTCGTAATAATACGGGCACTTCGGTGAAGTTCTGGCCGAATGAAAAGTATTTCGACTCCAGCAAGGTTTCCGTCACCCGGCTGAAACAGGTGCTGCGCGCGAAAGCGGTGCTGTGCCCAGGCCTGAAAATAACGCTGAAGATCGAGCAGCCGGAGGAAGAAATTGTCTGGTGCTACCAGAACGGCTTGCAGGAATATCTGCTGGACCGCGTCGGCGACATCGAGTTTTACCCGCAGCAGCCGTTCATGGGCAATATGGCCGCCAGCCATGAGGCCGTCGAGTGGGGCGTCGTCTGGGCAATCGAAAATCCTGCCGAAATGTTGGCTGAAAGCTACGTCAATCTGGTGCCGACAGCGCAGGGCGGCACGCATGTCAACGGTTTGCGCGCCGGCTTGACCGAAGCGATGCGCGAGTTTTGCGACTTCAGAAACATTTTGCCGCGCGGCGTCAAGGTAGCGCCCGAAGATGTCTGGGAAAACTGCCATTTCGTGCTTTCGGTCAAGCTGGAAGACCCCCAGTTTTCAGGCCAGACCAAGGAGCGTCTCAGCTCCCGAGAATGCGTGGCTTTCGTATCGGGCGTGGCCAAAGACAGCTTCAGCCTGTGGCTGAACCAGCATCCGGCCGAAGGCGAGAAAATCGCCGAAATCATTATTTCCAGCGCCCAGAAAAGGCTGCGCTCGAATAAAAAAATAATCCGCAAGAAAATCACGGCAGGACCCGCCTTGCCGGGCAAGCTGGCCGACTGTTCGGCGCAGGACATTGCCAGAACCGAATTGTTTCTGGTCGAGGGCGATTCAGCCGGCGGTTCGGCCAAGCAGGCCCGCGAGCGCGACTTTCAGGCGATCATGCCGCTGCGCGGCAAGATCCTCAATACCTGGGAAGTGGATTCGAATCAGGTCATGGCCTCGCAGGAAGTCCATGATATCGCCGTGGCTTTGGGCATCGAACCCGGCTCCAACGATCTGCAAAACCTGCGCTACGGCAAGGTGTGTATTCTGGCCGATGCCGATTCCGACGGCAACCATATCGCCACTCTGATCTGCGCCTTGTTTTACCAGCATTTTCCAGCGCTGGTAAAGGCAGGGCACGTGTTTGTGGCCATGCCGCCTTTGTACCGCATCGATATCGGCAAGAAGGTGTTCTATGCCCTGGACGAGTCCGAACGGCAGGGCGTACTGGACCGCATCAAGGCCGAAAAGCTCAAGGGGACGATCAACGTCCAGCGCTTTAAAGGTCTGGGCGAAATGAATCCTAGCCAATTGCGCGAGACGACCATGAACCCTGATACGCGCCGGCTCGTGCAGTTGACGGTACAGGAAGACGACGATACCACAGGTCAGCTGGATTTATTGCTGGCGAAAAAACGCGCGCAGGACAGAAAGACATGGCTGGAGACGAAAGGAAATCTGGCGGATATACAGGTATAG
- a CDS encoding aldehyde dehydrogenase family protein has protein sequence MHYPIKVPGAKPAGIVEVFSPYDGKRVGSVEAIDEKGAEQALKNMHELFRDRKNRLPAHERIAILERTIALMQERTEQFVATAVAEGGKPYKDTQVELARALDSIRICIDCIRTERGTEIPMQLNPASMHRLAFTHREPIGPVVAISAFNHPINLIVHQVGPAIAAGCPVVIKPARDTPLSAFALVDTLREAGLPDLWCQPVVENDIKVAEQLATDPCTAFLSFIGSARIGWMLRSKLPPGTRCALEHGGVAPVIVAQDADLERILPLLAKGGFYHAGQVCVSVQRIYAHESIARKVADGLAALADKMIVGDPADPGTDCGPLIRHSEVDRIESWVNEAVAENAELIAGGKRLSDSLYRPTVLLNASPDSKISRQEVFGPLVCVYEYSRLDDAIEQANALPYAFQASVITQNIDTALYAYKHLAASTVLINDHTAFRVDWMPFAGLRESGLGTGGIPYTFRDMQIEKMAVFHSPAL, from the coding sequence ATGCACTATCCCATCAAAGTGCCCGGCGCTAAACCTGCCGGTATCGTCGAAGTATTCTCGCCTTATGACGGCAAACGCGTAGGGTCCGTTGAAGCCATTGATGAGAAAGGGGCCGAGCAGGCATTGAAAAACATGCATGAGCTGTTCCGCGACCGCAAAAACCGGTTGCCGGCCCATGAACGCATCGCCATCCTGGAGCGTACGATCGCGCTCATGCAGGAACGCACTGAGCAATTCGTGGCCACGGCCGTAGCTGAAGGCGGCAAGCCTTATAAGGATACTCAAGTTGAGCTGGCGAGAGCGCTCGATAGCATCAGGATTTGTATTGATTGCATCCGTACGGAGCGTGGCACGGAAATTCCGATGCAATTGAACCCGGCCTCCATGCACCGGCTGGCTTTTACGCACAGGGAGCCTATCGGCCCTGTAGTGGCGATCAGCGCATTCAATCATCCGATCAATCTGATCGTCCATCAGGTAGGGCCCGCTATCGCCGCAGGCTGCCCTGTCGTTATCAAGCCGGCGCGCGATACGCCTCTATCGGCTTTTGCGCTGGTAGATACCTTGCGCGAAGCCGGTCTGCCCGATCTCTGGTGTCAGCCCGTTGTAGAAAATGACATAAAAGTCGCCGAACAATTGGCGACCGATCCGTGCACCGCCTTTTTAAGTTTTATCGGCAGCGCCCGTATCGGCTGGATGCTGCGCTCAAAACTGCCGCCCGGCACGCGCTGCGCACTGGAACATGGCGGCGTGGCGCCGGTCATTGTAGCCCAAGATGCGGATCTCGAGCGGATATTGCCATTGCTGGCTAAAGGCGGCTTTTATCATGCCGGGCAGGTTTGCGTGTCGGTGCAGCGCATTTATGCGCATGAATCGATAGCCCGAAAGGTGGCGGATGGACTGGCAGCCTTGGCCGACAAGATGATAGTCGGCGACCCGGCCGATCCGGGCACGGATTGCGGCCCGCTGATCCGGCACAGCGAGGTTGACCGCATTGAATCCTGGGTGAATGAAGCCGTTGCCGAGAACGCCGAACTGATCGCAGGAGGCAAGCGGCTTTCGGACTCGCTGTACAGGCCGACGGTGTTATTGAATGCGTCGCCGGACAGCAAGATCAGCCGGCAGGAAGTCTTCGGGCCGCTCGTGTGCGTTTATGAATACAGTCGCCTGGATGACGCCATCGAACAGGCCAATGCCCTGCCTTATGCCTTCCAGGCTTCAGTGATCACGCAAAACATCGATACCGCCCTGTATGCTTACAAGCATCTGGCGGCATCGACCGTTCTGATTAACGATCATACGGCTTTCCGTGTGGATTGGATGCCGTTTGCGGGCCTGCGTGAATCAGGCCTTGGAACCGGCGGCATTCCCTATACATTCCGCGATATGCAGATCGAGAAAATGGCTGTCTTCCATTCGCCGGCTCTATAA
- a CDS encoding FUN14 domain-containing protein codes for MSSDQAINSASSADIFSSAFMIPNVGAPFIIGLAVGYFAKKMLKVALFMGGAAVVLLFVSEYYGIVSVSEAQLQGAASAATEVAQQSGNFLINRLSNITSKGVSGAAGFYVGLKMG; via the coding sequence ATGAGCAGTGACCAAGCAATCAACAGCGCATCCTCCGCCGATATTTTTTCCTCGGCTTTTATGATCCCCAATGTGGGTGCCCCTTTTATCATCGGCCTGGCGGTCGGCTATTTCGCCAAAAAAATGCTGAAGGTAGCGTTGTTCATGGGCGGTGCGGCGGTGGTGCTGCTGTTCGTGTCCGAATACTACGGCATTGTCAGCGTCAGTGAAGCCCAATTGCAGGGTGCGGCAAGCGCGGCAACCGAAGTCGCACAGCAGTCCGGCAATTTCCTGATCAATCGCTTATCTAACATTACCAGCAAGGGCGTCAGCGGCGCTGCCGGTTTTTATGTCGGTTTGAAAATGGGGTGA
- a CDS encoding GNAT family N-acetyltransferase — MERNVEFFLIDCCDTYRAHRANLMILLAMSAQDEAVLGFDDRFIGSNVSRYADSLEHEIALGTLQLVLGRTSDQLVFCCMLKRSHQQTAQHICDLQKGFIHPEHRGKILKRSLAYIAQVCIENGVELITLDVRANTRAHKTWVMCGFETYGVLPDYSRYQGISYEGHFMKQSAYDLLQRFKLYISEDFLS, encoded by the coding sequence ATGGAACGAAATGTCGAATTTTTTTTGATCGATTGTTGCGATACTTATCGAGCGCATCGTGCCAATTTGATGATACTGCTGGCCATGAGCGCACAAGATGAAGCAGTACTGGGCTTTGATGACCGCTTTATCGGAAGCAATGTCAGTAGATATGCGGACAGCCTGGAACATGAAATCGCCTTGGGCACACTGCAATTGGTTCTGGGAAGAACATCAGACCAGCTTGTTTTTTGCTGCATGCTTAAAAGAAGCCATCAACAAACGGCTCAGCACATTTGTGATTTACAAAAAGGATTCATTCACCCTGAACACAGGGGCAAGATTCTGAAGAGGAGCCTCGCTTACATTGCACAAGTTTGCATAGAAAATGGGGTTGAGCTGATTACTCTTGACGTTAGAGCAAATACCCGCGCACATAAAACATGGGTAATGTGCGGTTTTGAAACCTATGGCGTACTGCCGGATTATAGCCGTTATCAGGGCATCAGCTACGAGGGGCATTTTATGAAGCAATCGGCGTACGATCTTTTGCAGCGATTTAAGTTATATATTAGTGAGGATTTTTTATCATGA
- a CDS encoding TenA family transcriptional regulator: MMDKKEFKTAMTAELNGHLTVGHPLFKYLLDENKPDKELLKFTTLQGYQLTKHFLAYIENLFFHCPLEKHKKHLLHNMYEEETGSLSKTKNHVVLMEDFIRAIGISDEERDRATALKPTQELISYRMSACLDKERYHIGAAAVLVASEGQNLETVAGEARHTLFGKVYNLKEEDLLFFSVHQKEDVGHVRQGMDLLADLCATEKMQQEALEAINTTCKLFYGMYQGVYDHLGLGQAQLAEA, from the coding sequence ATGATGGACAAGAAAGAGTTCAAGACAGCCATGACAGCCGAATTGAACGGACATTTAACCGTTGGGCACCCTTTATTCAAATATCTTCTGGATGAAAATAAACCTGATAAAGAGTTGCTTAAATTCACTACATTACAAGGTTATCAGTTAACCAAACACTTTTTGGCTTACATCGAAAACCTGTTTTTCCACTGCCCTTTAGAAAAGCACAAGAAGCATTTACTTCACAATATGTACGAAGAAGAAACGGGCAGTCTTTCCAAGACAAAGAATCATGTTGTTTTGATGGAGGATTTCATACGTGCTATCGGTATTTCGGATGAAGAGCGCGACCGTGCGACTGCATTGAAACCGACTCAGGAACTCATCAGTTATCGAATGAGCGCCTGCCTGGATAAAGAACGTTACCATATTGGCGCGGCAGCGGTATTGGTAGCCAGTGAAGGGCAAAACCTGGAGACTGTTGCCGGGGAAGCGCGCCATACTCTTTTTGGCAAAGTATACAATTTAAAAGAAGAAGATTTATTGTTTTTCTCCGTGCATCAGAAAGAGGATGTCGGTCACGTTCGTCAGGGAATGGACTTGCTTGCTGACCTATGTGCAACGGAAAAGATGCAGCAGGAGGCCTTGGAAGCCATTAATACGACATGTAAATTATTTTATGGCATGTATCAGGGAGTTTATGATCACCTTGGCCTGGGCCAAGCCCAATTAGCAGAAGCATAA
- a CDS encoding MFS transporter — protein sequence MNIPRKHRIVAVVIGFFVTFLASSIKGSYQVYFLDLVKLFGQGRDTFALTGAVFGLVLGVVSPFVGWVCDRYGPAKTILTGAFSTVLAYLALSITVNFWGFMFFFGVLAAYALAAMTFVPLGLLIDKIFQDDQKGMAYAAITNGTSIGFMVLSPLWVWLNTFVPWQQISLCIAIAFLLVVVPGVMWLSRLFPNNASFQPGARIPDNNVLSQLRRPIFILLAMSFAGCGASMAYIDVHLVPMMQERLSGEPTGTVLVASTLSILGAAELIGAFVVGWLLRFSALAMLLAILYTLRTFSMLILHSASDTWHYLAFATIFGLTYMGTVIITSVMCLRCYGAEIKGKMFGFLFTVHQLMVFLTVWLGGMTYEFTQSYDLVTLSVMGFCMLSVFVGLILNRFEKKEVAPSMA from the coding sequence ATGAACATACCTCGAAAACATCGGATAGTGGCCGTAGTCATTGGCTTTTTTGTCACTTTTCTGGCCTCCTCCATTAAGGGCAGTTATCAAGTTTACTTCCTTGACCTGGTAAAACTATTCGGCCAAGGGAGGGATACCTTTGCATTGACAGGTGCTGTTTTCGGGCTTGTACTGGGGGTGGTTTCACCATTTGTAGGCTGGGTCTGCGATCGATATGGTCCCGCGAAAACAATTCTGACCGGCGCGTTTTCAACAGTATTGGCGTATTTAGCGTTAAGTATTACGGTGAACTTCTGGGGCTTCATGTTTTTCTTTGGCGTATTAGCGGCTTATGCATTAGCCGCTATGACATTTGTCCCTCTTGGCTTATTGATTGACAAAATATTCCAGGATGATCAAAAAGGCATGGCCTATGCAGCCATCACTAACGGCACGTCAATAGGGTTCATGGTGTTGTCTCCATTGTGGGTTTGGTTAAATACCTTTGTGCCGTGGCAGCAGATCAGCTTATGTATTGCTATTGCGTTTTTGCTGGTAGTTGTCCCCGGCGTCATGTGGTTATCCAGACTATTTCCTAATAATGCGTCTTTTCAACCTGGTGCCAGAATTCCTGATAATAATGTATTAAGCCAGCTTCGGCGTCCTATTTTCATACTGCTGGCTATGTCTTTTGCAGGCTGCGGCGCGTCAATGGCCTATATAGATGTCCACCTGGTGCCTATGATGCAAGAAAGATTATCCGGCGAACCCACAGGTACGGTCCTGGTCGCTTCAACTTTGAGCATTCTAGGTGCCGCTGAGTTAATTGGCGCGTTTGTTGTAGGATGGTTATTGCGTTTTTCGGCACTCGCTATGCTTTTGGCTATACTTTACACGCTGCGTACCTTTTCAATGCTGATTCTGCATTCTGCAAGCGACACATGGCATTATTTAGCTTTTGCAACCATTTTTGGTTTGACTTATATGGGCACAGTAATCATTACTTCCGTGATGTGCCTGCGTTGCTACGGCGCGGAAATTAAAGGGAAAATGTTCGGTTTCCTGTTTACTGTCCATCAATTAATGGTGTTTCTCACGGTCTGGCTTGGCGGCATGACCTATGAATTCACGCAAAGTTATGACCTCGTCACATTATCTGTCATGGGATTCTGTATGTTATCTGTATTTGTGGGCCTGATATTGAATAGGTTTGAGAAGAAGGAAGTGGCTCCATCCATGGCATAG
- a CDS encoding aminotransferase class I/II-fold pyridoxal phosphate-dependent enzyme, which produces METTTLSIHAPLPMMSDSHSEAIAITSGYDFSSAEEACARFSGEQIGNVYSRFTNPTVESFEQKLAIMEEAESCVAMSSGMSAYLAIAITFLKQGDHVVLASGIFSTTSHLFRQYFGQFGITATSVCVDDMNAWKNAMQDNTKLMVVESPTNPMMKVADLSALGRIARQFGALLIVDNTLMSPTFQKPLRHGADLVLHSTGKFIDGQGRCVGGAIAGSKKLISPLKQYLRSSGTCLSPFNAWIFSKGLDTLKARMMLHECNTRKIYEWLVLQPEVEEVYSTMDERHASANVIRSQQSGHTPIISFTLRGKKEEAWAFINALTLVSRCTNIGDAKSMITHPASTTHGKYSREEKINNGITDNLVRLCVGLEEPDDIIEDIKQALAIACRPLTHIESKPFFLESA; this is translated from the coding sequence ATGGAAACAACAACCCTAAGTATTCATGCCCCTCTTCCAATGATGTCCGATAGTCACTCGGAAGCCATTGCAATAACATCGGGTTATGACTTCAGTTCTGCTGAAGAAGCCTGCGCTCGATTCAGCGGTGAACAGATTGGCAATGTCTACAGTCGTTTTACCAACCCGACCGTTGAAAGTTTTGAACAAAAACTGGCTATTATGGAAGAGGCAGAATCCTGTGTTGCGATGTCATCGGGCATGTCTGCTTATTTAGCTATTGCCATTACATTTTTAAAGCAGGGCGACCATGTTGTTCTGGCAAGTGGAATTTTCAGCACGACCAGTCATTTATTTCGCCAATACTTTGGACAGTTTGGCATTACTGCAACATCCGTCTGTGTTGATGACATGAACGCATGGAAAAATGCCATGCAAGACAATACCAAGTTAATGGTTGTCGAATCACCAACAAACCCGATGATGAAAGTCGCCGATTTATCTGCTTTAGGCCGAATAGCCAGGCAATTTGGCGCACTTTTGATTGTGGACAATACATTAATGAGTCCCACATTCCAGAAACCCCTCAGGCATGGGGCTGACCTGGTGCTGCATTCCACAGGCAAATTCATCGATGGACAGGGAAGATGCGTCGGAGGTGCAATTGCCGGTAGTAAAAAATTGATTTCTCCCTTAAAACAATACCTGCGAAGCTCCGGTACTTGCTTGAGCCCGTTTAACGCCTGGATTTTCAGCAAAGGTCTGGACACACTAAAAGCCAGAATGATGCTGCATGAGTGCAATACAAGAAAAATTTACGAATGGTTGGTATTACAGCCCGAAGTAGAAGAAGTGTATTCAACAATGGATGAGCGCCATGCGAGTGCAAATGTGATCAGGAGCCAGCAATCGGGGCATACTCCAATCATAAGTTTCACTCTTCGAGGAAAAAAGGAGGAGGCTTGGGCGTTTATTAATGCGCTGACTCTTGTTTCACGTTGTACCAATATAGGGGATGCAAAATCGATGATTACGCATCCTGCGTCTACCACTCACGGCAAATACAGTAGAGAAGAAAAAATAAACAATGGCATTACCGATAATCTCGTTCGGCTATGTGTAGGTCTTGAGGAGCCTGACGACATTATAGAGGATATCAAACAGGCATTAGCCATTGCATGTAGGCCTTTGACTCATATTGAATCTAAGCCGTTCTTCTTGGAATCTGCTTAA
- a CDS encoding dienelactone hydrolase family protein — protein sequence MKHKYLFILSTLAFFFSPIISADSIAHTPRIKHNHVKIHSSDSDDSKFTAFATVDDAPRIKHNYVAFPSFDPDDSEAIPLTISARFAIPTGMEGPVPVVIVVHGSGGVDERGELYSLHLNQAGIATLELDMWAARGLDGGLSRPAHVRETLPDIYGAIQYLQSRIDIQKDQLGLIGFSWGGVVAMLMAGEDTPQSNVLHGLVANYPVCWVYNKVPGYTFNQIQDGRQVLIISGKEDVYDAPDDCTALASSLSDEDRKQVQVLELEGATHAFDLNRPDSLFFDPYAYQGKGGDVPIRYNKEATEQAVESAIGFMLEQLGSADTYELDAPNRRD from the coding sequence ATGAAGCATAAGTATTTATTTATTCTAAGCACCTTGGCATTTTTCTTTTCACCGATAATAAGCGCTGATTCTATAGCTCACACTCCCCGCATTAAGCACAATCACGTCAAAATCCATTCATCTGATTCTGATGATAGTAAATTTACAGCATTTGCAACTGTCGATGACGCGCCACGCATTAAGCACAATTACGTTGCATTCCCTTCATTTGATCCCGATGATAGTGAAGCCATACCACTTACAATTAGCGCCCGTTTTGCAATTCCTACCGGTATGGAAGGACCGGTGCCTGTTGTCATTGTTGTACATGGCTCAGGCGGTGTGGACGAGAGAGGGGAACTCTATTCCTTGCACTTGAATCAAGCAGGTATTGCTACTTTGGAATTAGATATGTGGGCTGCTCGAGGACTGGACGGAGGCTTGTCTCGCCCCGCTCATGTACGCGAAACACTGCCTGACATTTACGGGGCCATACAATACCTGCAATCCCGCATCGACATTCAGAAGGACCAACTAGGATTGATTGGGTTTTCCTGGGGCGGGGTAGTTGCCATGTTAATGGCGGGAGAAGACACGCCACAGTCAAATGTACTGCATGGTTTGGTGGCAAATTACCCTGTCTGTTGGGTTTATAACAAAGTGCCGGGATACACTTTCAACCAAATTCAGGATGGCCGACAGGTGCTGATTATTTCAGGCAAGGAAGATGTGTATGATGCCCCAGACGACTGCACGGCCCTGGCATCTAGTCTGTCTGACGAAGACAGGAAACAGGTTCAGGTTTTGGAATTGGAGGGCGCTACCCATGCCTTTGATCTTAACAGGCCGGACAGTCTGTTTTTTGATCCATATGCTTATCAAGGAAAGGGTGGGGACGTTCCCATTCGATACAACAAGGAAGCCACCGAGCAAGCTGTAGAATCCGCAATAGGGTTTATGCTCGAACAACTCGGGTCGGCGGATACTTATGAATTGGATGCTCCAAATAGACGAGACTGA